The genomic window TTAGCTTCTTTCAGAGCCATTCCTGCACCAATAGCTGAATTATCATCCTGAGCAATTATTACATCAATAGGCTGATTTTTTTGTATCAAATCTTCTACTATTTTTAAAGCCTGTTCTTTTTCCCAGTTGCTTGTCTGAGTATAAACAACCTCAAAGTTTTTATTTGTATCTAATGCTTCCATAACACCTTTTCTTCTGTTTATCTGCGGGCTTGTTCCCGGTCTTCCTTCAATAAGAACTACTTTCCCGCCTTTTTCACCCAAAAGACTTTTAGCCAGTTCTCCTGTCAGCTTTCCTGTTTCTACCTCATTTTGCCCGACATAAGTAATTAGTCCTTCATATTCCCCGTTTTCCTTATCTCCTATGGCATTTGTAAATGCTAATATAGGTATGTTTGCTTCATTTGCCATTCTAACTGCTGTTTTTGCCGCATTTGAATCTACAGCTGCTATAGCTATGAGATCTACTTTTTTAGAAATCATATCTTCTACCTGTGATAACTGTTTGCTTGCATCCCATCCGGCGTCACTGTATGTTACTTCTACGTTATGGATGGGTTACACTAAACTGGACAGAAAAAATAAGTTAATATAAAATAATTATGATAAAAGAGAAGGAGATAGAGAATGGCAGCTAAAAAAAGAAAGAGAAGAA from Sebaldella sp. S0638 includes these protein-coding regions:
- a CDS encoding substrate-binding domain-containing protein, yielding MHNVEVTYSDAGWDASKQLSQVEDMISKKVDLIAIAAVDSNAAKTAVRMANEANIPILAFTNAIGDKENGEYEGLITYVGQNEVETGKLTGELAKSLLGEKGGKVVLIEGRPGTSPQINRRKGVMEALDTNKNFEVVYTQTSNWEKEQALKIVEDLIQKNQPIDVIIAQDDNSAIGAGMALKEANLKDKVLVIGLGGSTEGLNAVKSGLIDGTTYMSAVEEGYTAITAGVKYLKGEKVEPVTQMKQVEVNKNNVDSFKGEW